In one window of Candidatus Sulfuricurvum sp. RIFRC-1 DNA:
- the neuC gene encoding UDP-N-acetylglucosamine 2-epimerase: protein MTNRKVCIVTGTRAEYGLLYWLMKEIEADSDLDLQIIVTGMHLSPEFGLTYKEIEKDFTITKKIEMLLSSDTSVGISKSMGLAQISFAEAYEELKPDIVVVLGDRYEIFSAVSAAMIARIPIAHLHGGETTEGAFDESIRHSITKMAHLHFTAAEEYRNRVIQLGEHPERVYNVGGMGIENIKRLKLLDREAFEESIGFTLGKKNLLVTFHPVTLESSTSSSQFQELLNAIDELGETHIIFTKANSDTDGRIINEMIDEYVSKNPYKSVSFASLGQLRYLSALQYVDAVLGNSSSGLAEAPSFKIGTINIGDRQKGRLKAVSVIDCEPNKNDIKKAFEKLYSQEFQANLKDVQNPYGNGCASLKIIEVLKKIDLNNILKKSFFDLEFQL from the coding sequence ATGACTAACCGTAAAGTCTGTATTGTTACCGGAACCCGAGCTGAGTATGGGCTTTTGTATTGGTTAATGAAAGAGATAGAAGCCGATAGTGATTTAGACCTTCAAATCATAGTAACAGGAATGCACTTAAGCCCTGAATTTGGTTTGACATATAAAGAGATTGAAAAAGATTTTACGATTACTAAAAAAATCGAAATGCTCCTTTCCAGCGATACCTCTGTAGGGATTTCCAAATCGATGGGACTTGCACAGATCTCTTTTGCGGAAGCCTATGAAGAGTTAAAACCAGACATAGTTGTAGTACTTGGAGATCGATATGAGATATTCAGTGCCGTGAGTGCTGCTATGATAGCCCGTATCCCTATCGCGCATCTACACGGTGGTGAAACGACGGAGGGGGCGTTTGATGAGTCGATACGCCACAGCATAACCAAAATGGCCCATCTGCATTTTACCGCTGCCGAAGAGTACCGAAACCGTGTGATACAGCTGGGCGAACATCCTGAGCGTGTGTATAATGTCGGAGGGATGGGGATAGAAAATATCAAACGGCTCAAACTCTTGGATAGAGAAGCGTTTGAAGAAAGTATCGGTTTCACGCTTGGCAAAAAAAATCTACTCGTTACTTTTCACCCTGTAACATTGGAAAGTTCTACATCCTCGTCACAGTTTCAAGAACTTCTTAATGCTATCGATGAATTAGGGGAAACTCATATCATTTTTACCAAAGCCAACAGTGATACGGACGGCCGTATTATCAATGAGATGATCGATGAATACGTTTCCAAAAATCCTTATAAATCCGTAAGCTTTGCCTCCTTGGGGCAGTTACGCTACCTCAGTGCGTTGCAATACGTCGATGCGGTATTAGGTAACAGTTCCAGCGGTCTTGCAGAAGCCCCAAGTTTTAAGATTGGAACCATCAATATCGGTGATCGTCAAAAAGGGCGCTTAAAAGCTGTAAGTGTCATTGATTGTGAGCCGAACAAAAATGATATCAAAAAAGCATTTGAAAAACTTTATTCACAAGAGTTTCAAGCAAATTTAAAAGATGTACAAAATCCTTATGGTAATGGATGTGCGAGTCTTAAAATAATTGAGGTTTTGAAAAAGATTGATTTAAATAATATCTTAAAAAAATCGTTTTTTGATTTGGAGTTCCAATTATGA
- a CDS encoding DUF86 domain-containing protein has product MSKRDEKLFINDIKESVDAILEYVEGMSFDEFITDRKTYSAVIREFEIIGEASKHLSNELLEKYYDVDWRDIKDFRNLLIHEYFGVDFEIVWNTLHQDLPSLKSVIEEMSKEQPND; this is encoded by the coding sequence ATGTCTAAACGAGACGAAAAACTTTTTATTAATGATATTAAAGAATCAGTAGATGCGATTTTGGAGTATGTTGAGGGAATGAGCTTTGATGAGTTTATCACTGATCGAAAAACCTACAGTGCTGTTATTAGAGAATTTGAGATAATAGGAGAGGCAAGTAAGCATTTATCGAATGAACTGCTTGAAAAATATTATGATGTTGATTGGAGAGATATTAAAGATTTTAGAAATTTGTTAATTCATGAATACTTTGGCGTAGATTTTGAAATTGTCTGGAATACGTTGCATCAGGATTTGCCTAGTTTAAAGTCTGTAATTGAAGAGATGTCAAAAGAGCAGCCTAATGACTAA
- a CDS encoding nucleotidyltransferase family protein — protein sequence MTKAFILDFLTQHKKELNEKYGVVKIGLFGSYARDEQREDSDIDIAVEIVKERKNIHTFLNLKREMEKAFEKKVDLGIESTLKPLAKIYIAKEIIYV from the coding sequence ATGACTAAGGCTTTTATACTAGACTTTTTAACGCAACATAAAAAAGAGCTAAATGAAAAATATGGTGTTGTTAAAATAGGTTTATTTGGCAGTTATGCCAGAGATGAGCAAAGAGAAGATAGTGATATTGATATAGCTGTTGAAATAGTAAAAGAAAGAAAAAATATCCATACTTTTTTAAATCTCAAGCGAGAGATGGAAAAAGCATTTGAGAAAAAAGTTGATCTAGGCATAGAAAGCACCCTTAAACCGTTGGCAAAAATTTATATTGCAAAAGAAATCATCTATGTCTAA
- the neuB gene encoding N-acetylneuraminate synthase — MSVFIIAEAGVNHNGSLELAKRLIDIAAVAGADAVKFQTFRADKLVSKTAQKAEYQQQTTDAKESQYEMIKRLELDETAHHELISYCKTKNILFLSTPFDHDSIELLNNLGMNIFKIPSGEITNLPYLCHIGSFRKEVILSTGMADLGEIEDALDILIASGTPKEQITVLHATTEYPCPIEDVNLRAMQTIAVAFGVKAGYSDHTNGIEVPIAAVAMGASVIEKHFTLDCTMDGPDHKASLEPDELIAMVKAIRNIEKALGTGIKKPSPSEAKNMSVARKSIVASRSIVKGERLCAENITVKRPGNGINPMRWDEIIGTIALQDYQEDELI, encoded by the coding sequence ATGAGTGTTTTTATTATCGCTGAAGCAGGGGTAAATCACAATGGCAGTCTCGAATTGGCTAAACGATTGATTGACATTGCCGCCGTAGCTGGGGCTGATGCCGTTAAATTTCAAACCTTCAGAGCCGATAAGCTCGTCTCTAAAACCGCTCAAAAAGCCGAGTACCAGCAACAGACAACCGATGCTAAAGAATCTCAGTATGAGATGATTAAAAGATTGGAGCTGGATGAAACCGCCCATCATGAATTGATTAGTTATTGCAAAACTAAAAATATCCTTTTTCTTTCTACCCCTTTCGACCATGATAGTATTGAATTACTCAATAATTTAGGAATGAATATTTTTAAAATTCCCAGCGGAGAAATTACCAATCTCCCCTATCTTTGCCACATTGGGTCGTTTCGAAAAGAGGTCATTCTCTCGACTGGAATGGCAGATCTGGGCGAAATCGAAGATGCCTTGGATATTTTAATCGCATCGGGAACACCGAAAGAGCAGATCACTGTTTTGCATGCGACGACGGAGTACCCATGTCCTATAGAAGATGTTAATCTGCGGGCGATGCAGACCATAGCGGTAGCCTTCGGGGTAAAGGCAGGTTATTCGGATCATACCAACGGTATCGAAGTACCTATTGCCGCTGTAGCGATGGGAGCATCAGTGATTGAAAAACATTTTACTCTGGATTGTACGATGGATGGACCTGATCATAAAGCGAGCTTGGAACCAGATGAGCTGATAGCTATGGTTAAAGCAATCCGAAATATCGAAAAAGCATTAGGAACAGGGATTAAAAAACCAAGCCCAAGTGAAGCAAAAAACATGAGCGTTGCTCGTAAAAGTATCGTTGCATCACGATCAATTGTAAAAGGTGAGCGTTTATGTGCTGAAAACATCACTGTAAAACGTCCAGGGAATGGTATCAATCCGATGCGATGGGATGAGATTATCGGAACGATTGCACTTCAAGATTATCAGGAAGACGAGTTGATATAA
- a CDS encoding NeuD/PglB/VioB family sugar acetyltransferase yields MKPKILLIGGGGHCKSVIDVIEMEGSFSIAGIIDQKELVGKKVLGYEVVGCDDDLEELFAGFTHAIITVGQIKSPDVRIKLFNRLKTIGYEIPSIISPKAYVSKHATVDEGTVVMHDALINANATVGKNCIINSKALIEHDSIVGDHCHISTGAILNGGTVVSEGTFFGSNTVSKEYAIIAEKSFIKAGSVVK; encoded by the coding sequence ATGAAACCGAAAATCCTCTTGATCGGTGGCGGTGGACACTGCAAATCGGTGATAGATGTGATTGAGATGGAAGGTTCGTTTTCGATTGCAGGAATTATCGATCAAAAAGAACTAGTTGGGAAAAAAGTGCTTGGATACGAGGTGGTCGGTTGTGATGACGATTTAGAAGAGCTTTTTGCAGGTTTTACACATGCGATCATAACCGTCGGGCAAATTAAATCTCCTGATGTGCGGATAAAGCTTTTTAATCGATTGAAAACGATCGGTTATGAAATTCCGTCGATCATTTCTCCAAAGGCGTATGTATCCAAACATGCTACGGTTGATGAGGGAACCGTTGTGATGCACGATGCCCTTATTAATGCCAATGCAACGGTAGGAAAAAATTGCATTATCAACTCTAAAGCATTGATAGAACATGACAGTATTGTCGGCGATCATTGTCATATCTCGACGGGAGCCATCCTCAACGGAGGAACAGTTGTGAGTGAGGGGACATTTTTTGGAAGCAATACCGTATCCAAAGAGTACGCAATTATTGCGGAGAAATCGTTTATCAAAGCGGGGAGTGTGGTGAAATGA
- a CDS encoding LegC family aminotransferase, translating to MISETVKFIQNLYRTEEFIPLHEPRFNGNEKAYLNECIDSTFVSSVGKFVDRFEAEFARTVGAKYAVATVNGTAALHISLILAGVERDDEVITQPLTFIATANAISYIGAKPVFLDVDLETMGLSPDALKYFLEQECVLSDGRCLNRSTGKTIKACVPMHTFGHPCRIDEIKVVCDAWHIVLVEDAAESLGSYYKAKHTGTFGTLGVFSFNGNKIITSGGGGVIVTDDEVLAKRAKHITTTAKIPHKWEYVHDEIGYNYRLPNLNAALLCAQLEQLESFLENKRLLANEYKEFLASQNILFIEEPENARSNYWLNAVLLDDLQQRDEFLDYTNNNGVMTRPIWALMNKLEIFKSCQHDALTNSLFLEERVVNIPSSVRL from the coding sequence ATGATCAGTGAAACCGTAAAATTTATCCAAAACCTTTATCGGACAGAAGAATTTATCCCTCTGCATGAGCCTCGTTTTAACGGCAATGAAAAAGCGTATCTAAACGAGTGTATCGACAGTACGTTCGTTTCGAGCGTAGGCAAGTTTGTCGACCGGTTTGAAGCGGAATTTGCGCGCACCGTCGGAGCCAAATATGCCGTTGCTACGGTCAATGGAACGGCAGCATTGCATATTTCCCTCATTTTGGCAGGGGTAGAACGGGATGATGAAGTGATCACTCAGCCGCTTACGTTTATCGCCACGGCGAACGCGATCAGCTATATCGGGGCAAAACCGGTCTTTCTGGATGTGGATTTGGAGACGATGGGGTTAAGTCCGGATGCGCTTAAGTACTTTTTGGAACAAGAATGTGTACTTAGCGATGGCCGATGCCTGAATCGTTCCACCGGAAAAACGATCAAAGCGTGCGTACCGATGCACACGTTCGGTCATCCCTGCCGCATCGATGAGATCAAAGTGGTATGTGATGCATGGCATATTGTATTAGTCGAAGATGCGGCAGAGTCTCTGGGCAGTTACTACAAAGCAAAACACACCGGAACTTTTGGAACTCTCGGTGTATTTAGTTTCAACGGCAACAAGATCATCACGAGCGGCGGCGGCGGTGTTATTGTCACCGATGATGAGGTTTTGGCTAAACGAGCCAAACATATCACGACGACTGCGAAGATCCCTCATAAATGGGAATACGTCCATGATGAAATTGGTTATAACTATCGTCTCCCGAATCTTAATGCAGCACTGTTATGCGCACAGCTTGAACAACTGGAAAGTTTTTTGGAGAACAAACGGTTGTTGGCTAATGAGTACAAAGAGTTTCTTGCATCTCAAAATATTCTATTCATAGAAGAACCGGAAAACGCCCGATCCAACTACTGGCTGAATGCTGTCTTGTTAGACGATTTACAACAGCGTGACGAATTTTTAGACTATACAAATAATAACGGTGTTATGACACGACCGATTTGGGCATTGATGAATAAACTTGAAATTTTTAAATCGTGTCAGCACGATGCACTCACAAACTCCCTCTTTTTGGAAGAGCGTGTCGTCAATATTCCAAGCAGTGTCCGGCTATGA
- a CDS encoding UDP-N-acetylglucosamine 4,6-dehydratase has protein sequence MSRILNFIGREKELFFQDINQHEIKLSNIVSSSTFLVIGGAGSIGQAVTKEIFKRNPKKLHVVDISENNMVELVRDIRSSFGYIDGDFQTFALDIGSIEYDAFIEADGKYDYVLNLSALKHVRSEKDPFTLMRMIDVNVFNTDKTLQQSIRNGTKKYFCVSTDKAANPVNMMGASKRIMEMFLMRRSKDISISTARFANVAFSDGSLLHGFNQRIQKRQPIVAPNDIKRYFVTPQESGELCLMSCIFGENRDIFFPKLSEALHLITFADIAVKYLENLGYQPYLCESEDEARALAATLPAQGEWPCLFTASDTTGEKDFEEFFTDNETLDMERFHNLGVIKNEPVYDESKLNHFRETIDRMKAARAWTKDQIVELFFEMIPNFGHKETGKYLDGKM, from the coding sequence ATGAGTCGAATATTGAATTTTATTGGACGTGAAAAAGAACTTTTTTTCCAAGATATCAACCAACATGAAATTAAGTTGTCTAATATCGTTTCATCTTCTACCTTTTTAGTGATTGGCGGAGCCGGTTCGATCGGGCAGGCCGTTACCAAAGAGATATTTAAACGTAACCCGAAAAAATTGCACGTTGTTGATATCAGCGAAAATAATATGGTCGAATTGGTACGGGATATCCGAAGCTCGTTCGGCTACATCGACGGAGATTTTCAAACGTTTGCGCTCGATATTGGGTCTATAGAATACGATGCGTTTATCGAGGCAGATGGGAAATACGATTACGTCCTTAATCTTTCGGCGCTCAAGCATGTTCGAAGTGAAAAAGATCCATTTACCCTTATGCGCATGATTGATGTTAATGTTTTTAATACGGATAAAACACTACAGCAATCGATCCGAAATGGGACGAAAAAATATTTTTGCGTATCCACCGACAAAGCAGCCAATCCGGTCAATATGATGGGAGCTAGCAAACGGATTATGGAGATGTTTTTAATGCGAAGAAGTAAAGATATCTCTATTTCAACGGCACGTTTTGCCAACGTTGCATTTAGCGACGGCTCACTGTTGCATGGGTTCAACCAGCGTATTCAAAAACGCCAGCCGATCGTGGCCCCCAATGATATCAAACGCTATTTTGTTACACCGCAGGAATCGGGAGAATTGTGTCTGATGTCGTGTATTTTCGGCGAAAACCGCGACATCTTTTTTCCGAAACTTAGTGAGGCACTTCATCTGATTACGTTTGCCGATATCGCTGTGAAATATCTCGAAAATCTGGGATACCAACCTTATCTGTGTGAAAGCGAAGATGAAGCGAGAGCCTTAGCCGCGACATTACCGGCTCAGGGAGAATGGCCGTGCCTCTTTACCGCCAGCGATACGACAGGTGAAAAAGATTTTGAGGAGTTTTTTACCGACAATGAGACGCTTGATATGGAGCGGTTCCATAATCTCGGAGTGATAAAAAACGAACCGGTCTATGACGAATCGAAGCTTAACCACTTTAGGGAAACGATTGATCGGATGAAAGCGGCGCGTGCATGGACAAAAGATCAGATAGTCGAGTTGTTTTTTGAGATGATCCCCAATTTCGGTCACAAAGAGACCGGAAAATATCTCGACGGGAAAATGTAA
- the cysQ gene encoding 3'(2'),5'-bisphosphate nucleotidase CysQ, producing MLQHIDINDIITVAQRAGEGIMEIYAKDFNVEYKDDKSPLTEADQRANEIIIDGLNALSVQFPILSEEGKEIPYEERKDWEYFWIVDPLDGTKEFIKKNDEFTVNIALIYKNTPILGVVYAPALDEMYWAKRGEGAFKNGERLPLKMNNTPDKILTVVASKSHLSEETKVFIDHLKSTTQHLIFVSKGSSLKLCMVADGSADIYPRLAPTMEWDTAAAQVIVTEAEKAVIHNITGEILVYNKRNLTNPYFIVQGTRV from the coding sequence ATGCTTCAACACATTGATATTAATGACATTATCACTGTTGCCCAAAGGGCTGGCGAAGGGATTATGGAGATTTACGCAAAAGATTTTAATGTCGAATACAAAGATGATAAAAGTCCACTTACTGAAGCTGATCAGAGGGCTAATGAAATTATTATTGATGGGTTAAACGCACTATCGGTCCAATTTCCTATCCTTTCTGAAGAAGGGAAAGAGATACCCTACGAAGAACGGAAGGACTGGGAATACTTTTGGATAGTTGATCCTCTAGACGGAACCAAAGAATTTATCAAAAAAAATGACGAGTTTACGGTCAATATTGCTTTAATTTACAAAAATACTCCCATACTCGGGGTAGTTTATGCCCCTGCTTTGGATGAAATGTATTGGGCAAAACGAGGAGAAGGCGCGTTTAAAAATGGAGAGCGTTTGCCTCTGAAAATGAATAATACACCAGACAAAATACTTACCGTTGTAGCATCAAAGTCTCATCTTTCAGAAGAAACAAAAGTGTTTATCGATCATTTAAAATCCACTACCCAACATTTGATATTCGTATCGAAAGGTAGTTCTTTAAAACTTTGTATGGTAGCAGATGGAAGTGCCGATATCTATCCGCGTTTAGCACCTACTATGGAATGGGATACGGCAGCTGCACAGGTTATTGTGACAGAAGCAGAAAAAGCGGTTATTCACAATATTACCGGTGAAATATTAGTATATAATAAAAGAAATCTTACAAATCCATACTTTATTGTACAAGGGACACGTGTATGA
- the cysC gene encoding adenylyl-sulfate kinase, with amino-acid sequence MRKNIVWHGHNISKKVRGDGKEQYPCIIWFTGLSGSGKSTIANALESKLSEIGKHTYLLDGDNIRHGLNKDLGFSDNDRMENIRRIGEVSKLFIDAGLIVISAFISPFRLDRKQARMLVEEREFIEVFIDTPLEICEQRDPKGLYKKARKGEVPTFTGISSPYEIPETPEIHIQTDKLSIEESVNVILKYLHQKGYFHASTH; translated from the coding sequence ATGCGTAAGAATATTGTATGGCATGGACATAATATATCAAAAAAAGTGCGTGGGGATGGAAAGGAACAATATCCTTGTATCATTTGGTTTACCGGTTTGAGTGGTTCAGGAAAATCTACGATAGCTAATGCTCTAGAAAGTAAACTAAGCGAAATAGGCAAACATACCTATTTACTTGATGGGGATAACATTCGTCACGGGTTAAATAAAGACTTAGGGTTTAGTGATAATGATCGGATGGAAAATATTCGTCGGATCGGAGAAGTTAGCAAGCTGTTTATTGATGCAGGATTGATTGTGATCAGTGCATTCATTTCACCATTTCGTTTGGATCGGAAGCAAGCTCGCATGTTGGTTGAAGAGAGGGAATTTATCGAAGTCTTCATTGATACACCGTTAGAAATTTGTGAACAACGGGATCCTAAAGGGCTTTACAAAAAAGCTCGAAAAGGGGAGGTTCCTACATTTACCGGTATAAGTTCTCCATATGAAATCCCTGAAACTCCTGAAATTCATATTCAAACAGATAAGCTGAGTATTGAAGAATCGGTGAACGTTATTCTCAAGTATTTACATCAAAAAGGATATTTTCATGCTTCAACACATTGA
- a CDS encoding sulfite exporter TauE/SafE family protein: protein MDFMLVVAGALTGLLVGLSGVGGGALMTPMLLLIFGVAPLAAIGTDLWFAAITKTFASRVHQRHGLIDWQVVKRLWIGSLSASVLTIAWMKIHPVNDTSVELLKISIAIAVLITAVGMIFQNPLHSLGRRLRITEGENFKIWQMPLTILAGALLGFLVSLTSVGAGALGAVFLAYLYPLRLTPSRLIATDIAHAIPLALFAGIGHLLIGNVNFGLLGNLLIGSIPAVILGAFLSSRLPHALLRGILSFVLLAIGIKLWLSVVT, encoded by the coding sequence ATGGATTTTATGTTGGTGGTCGCAGGAGCCTTAACTGGGTTACTCGTCGGCCTGAGCGGTGTGGGTGGAGGTGCTTTAATGACACCGATGCTGTTACTGATATTCGGTGTTGCACCATTAGCGGCGATTGGAACCGATCTGTGGTTTGCCGCTATTACAAAAACATTTGCTAGTAGAGTACATCAAAGGCACGGTTTGATTGATTGGCAAGTGGTTAAGCGATTGTGGATCGGAAGCTTGAGTGCTTCAGTTTTAACAATAGCATGGATGAAAATTCATCCTGTTAATGACACATCGGTCGAGTTGTTGAAAATATCGATTGCGATTGCGGTATTGATTACAGCCGTTGGGATGATTTTTCAAAACCCTTTACATTCTTTAGGCAGACGATTGCGTATAACCGAAGGGGAGAACTTCAAGATTTGGCAAATGCCTCTGACAATTTTAGCGGGAGCATTGTTAGGTTTTTTGGTCTCGTTAACATCAGTCGGAGCGGGGGCGCTAGGCGCCGTATTTTTAGCTTATTTATACCCTTTAAGATTGACTCCTTCTCGTCTTATTGCAACAGATATAGCTCATGCAATCCCTTTGGCATTGTTTGCTGGAATAGGGCACCTTTTGATCGGGAATGTGAATTTTGGATTGTTAGGAAACTTATTAATCGGTTCTATTCCTGCTGTTATTTTGGGAGCTTTTTTGTCATCGCGTCTACCACATGCACTGTTACGGGGGATTTTATCGTTCGTATTATTGGCGATAGGGATAAAACTGTGGCTCTCTGTGGTTACTTAA
- the cysN gene encoding sulfate adenylyltransferase subunit CysN, translated as MDILNYLKEHENKDMLRFLTCGSVDDGKSTLIGRMLYDSKMIFDDQLSAAESESKKYGTTGEKIDMALLVDGLQSEREQGITIDVAYRFFATDNRKFIIADTPGHEQYTRNMVTGASTADVAIILIDARKGILTQTRRHSFIVSLLGIEHVIVAINKMDLVDFCEDTYTEISKAYGALADELGIKNTYYIPLSALDGDNVVMVSKHTPWYDGETLLSLLDTMDISKEQKSESFRFPVQYVNRPNLDFRGFCGTIAAGSVKVGDEIMVLPSGKTTKVKSIINAGDITEADRGVTTEEAYAQMAITIITEDEVDISRGDMIVHTHSLPSVSNNLNVMLVWMDEKLMILGRTYDIKCATSMISGSFEKINYKVDVNSFERTQVEVLALNDIASCRMILTRPMASDTYTVNRLTGSFIVVDRMTNNTVGAGMIMGSSQSNQGALAKKYTKAEMELNVYIRNNFPEWGCIKIDTI; from the coding sequence ATGGATATACTCAACTATTTAAAAGAACACGAAAACAAAGATATGCTCCGTTTTTTAACCTGTGGATCTGTTGATGATGGTAAAAGCACACTGATTGGACGAATGTTGTATGACTCAAAAATGATATTTGACGATCAGCTTTCAGCCGCTGAAAGTGAAAGTAAAAAGTACGGTACTACCGGTGAAAAAATTGATATGGCACTTTTGGTGGATGGTCTTCAGAGTGAAAGAGAACAGGGTATTACTATCGATGTAGCCTACCGTTTTTTTGCTACGGATAACCGTAAGTTTATTATCGCAGATACACCAGGACATGAACAATACACTCGGAATATGGTTACCGGCGCATCTACTGCTGATGTAGCTATCATCCTCATCGATGCTCGTAAGGGTATTTTGACACAAACCCGCCGTCATAGTTTTATAGTTTCATTATTAGGTATAGAGCATGTCATAGTCGCTATTAACAAGATGGATCTGGTAGATTTTTGTGAAGATACATACACCGAGATTAGCAAGGCTTATGGAGCTTTAGCAGATGAATTAGGTATCAAAAATACCTATTATATCCCTTTGAGTGCATTAGATGGTGATAATGTCGTAATGGTGAGCAAACATACTCCTTGGTATGATGGGGAAACTCTTTTAAGTTTACTGGATACGATGGATATTTCAAAAGAACAAAAATCGGAAAGTTTTAGATTTCCTGTACAGTATGTAAACCGTCCAAACCTTGACTTTAGAGGATTTTGCGGGACTATAGCAGCTGGCAGTGTAAAAGTTGGTGATGAGATTATGGTTTTACCATCAGGAAAGACGACGAAGGTCAAGAGTATCATTAATGCTGGAGATATCACAGAAGCCGACCGAGGTGTAACGACTGAAGAAGCGTATGCACAAATGGCTATAACGATTATAACAGAAGATGAAGTTGATATTAGCCGTGGCGATATGATTGTTCATACACATTCTCTCCCGAGTGTCTCAAATAATCTTAATGTTATGTTGGTTTGGATGGATGAAAAATTAATGATTTTGGGACGCACGTATGATATTAAATGTGCAACATCCATGATCTCTGGAAGTTTTGAAAAGATAAATTACAAAGTAGATGTTAATAGCTTTGAACGAACACAGGTTGAAGTATTGGCGCTTAATGATATCGCCTCATGCAGAATGATTCTTACCCGACCAATGGCCTCAGATACTTATACTGTAAATCGTCTAACAGGTAGTTTTATCGTGGTAGATCGTATGACAAATAATACGGTGGGTGCTGGAATGATCATGGGATCAAGCCAAAGCAATCAAGGAGCACTAGCGAAAAAGTATACTAAGGCTGAAATGGAACTTAATGTCTATATCCGTAACAATTTCCCCGAATGGGGATGCATTAAGATAGATACAATTTAA
- the cysD gene encoding sulfate adenylyltransferase subunit CysD, protein MIAQERLTHLKQLEAESIHILREVAAEFSNPVMMYSVGKDSSVMLHLAIKAFAPSKLPFPLLHVDTLWKFKEMIEFRDQRAKDLGFDLIVYSNPEGVAMDISPFEHGSKVHTDIMKTEGLKQALNKGGYDAIIGGARRDEEKSRAKERIFSFRDKHHRWNPKNQRPELWNLYNTAIQKGESVRVFPISNWTELDIWQYIYLEGISIPSLYFAKEQSVVEIDGVKIMVDDERMPDELRRTAKKEMVRFRTLGCYPLTGAINSTATTLPEIIKEMILSTSSEREGRLIDKDQEGAMELKKVEGYF, encoded by the coding sequence TTGATAGCGCAAGAACGATTAACTCACCTTAAACAACTTGAAGCCGAATCGATTCACATTTTACGTGAAGTAGCTGCTGAATTTAGTAATCCTGTAATGATGTACTCTGTAGGCAAAGATTCATCTGTAATGTTGCATTTAGCTATAAAAGCATTTGCCCCGAGCAAACTCCCTTTTCCTCTTTTGCATGTTGATACCCTTTGGAAGTTTAAAGAGATGATAGAGTTTCGTGACCAACGTGCTAAAGATCTCGGATTTGATCTTATCGTGTACTCCAATCCTGAAGGGGTGGCAATGGATATATCTCCATTTGAACATGGCAGTAAAGTACATACAGATATCATGAAAACTGAAGGGCTGAAACAAGCACTCAATAAAGGGGGCTATGATGCCATTATCGGAGGAGCGCGCCGTGATGAGGAAAAAAGCCGTGCCAAAGAGCGTATCTTTTCATTTCGAGATAAACATCACCGATGGAATCCAAAAAATCAGCGTCCTGAACTCTGGAACCTTTATAATACAGCTATTCAAAAGGGGGAAAGTGTTCGTGTCTTTCCTATCTCTAACTGGACAGAACTTGATATTTGGCAATACATTTATTTGGAAGGGATTTCTATCCCTTCTCTGTACTTTGCTAAAGAACAGTCGGTAGTCGAGATAGACGGTGTCAAGATTATGGTGGATGATGAGCGTATGCCAGATGAGCTTCGCCGTACTGCTAAAAAAGAGATGGTACGATTTCGTACGCTCGGGTGCTACCCACTGACTGGAGCGATTAATTCAACCGCAACAACATTACCAGAGATAATTAAGGAGATGATTCTTTCAACAAGTAGCGAACGTGAAGGGCGTCTGATCGATAAAGACCAAGAGGGTGCTATGGAATTGAAAAAAGTAGAGGGATACTTTTAA